The Lolium rigidum isolate FL_2022 chromosome 2, APGP_CSIRO_Lrig_0.1, whole genome shotgun sequence genomic interval TAGTGGGACATAAGGGACCTGGATCAGAAAGAAGAAGGAATTATTATTAGTTACTAAACATGAAAAGTGCTCTTTTCAATGATTATGGAATTATGCTCTGTTTCCTACTATCCATGTTGCTCTCCCAAGTTATTCTGTATCTAATGTTTCCACTGTTCTCAAGTTTCATAAGTATGGGTTTGGCTcgtctaaactaaactttgttttGTATACAAAGAATTGCCGACGCTGAAGAGAATTTGGGTGAGAGTGAAGTGCGTGAAGCCCATCTAGCCAAGTCCTTGTACTTTGTAAGGGTTGGCGAGAAGGTATGAGCTTGTTTACTTCTATATTTTGTCTGAGGCCTGGTTATCGAAGTATTGTGTTCTAATATAGTTGTTCACATTCTGAAATCAATGTTATAAATAGGAAAAAGCGTTGGAACAACTTAAAGTTACTGAAGGAAAAACTGTAGCCATTGGCCAGAAGATGGATCTTGTGTTCTACACTTTGCAAATTGGCCTTTTCTACATGGACTTTGATCTCATCTCAAAATCCATTGATAAGGCAAAGAAGTAAGCCCCGTTCTGTTTGTAGAGTTCCATTCTTCCGTTTGGAACATCAGTGTAATGGTGTTTGACCACTTATTCACTGATTGTAGGTTGTTTGAGGAGGGAGGTGACTGGGAGAGAAAGAACCGATTGAAGGTGTATGAAGGCTTATACTGCATGGCAACCAGAAACTTCAAGAAAGCCACCAGCCTGTTTTtggactcaatctcaactttcacAACTTATGAGCTGTTTCCATATGATACTTTCATTTTCTATACAGTCCTCACGAGTATTATCTCATTGGATCGTGTATCTCTAAAGCAAAAGGTATTTAAACTTCGCCCTATCTTCTATGTTTTCGTGTCATAATTACCTCTTAACAAAAGGAACTTGTCAGGTGGTAGATGCACCAGAAATCCTGGCAGTGATTGGCAAAGTACCACACCTTTCTGAGTTTCTCAACTCCCTGTACAACTGCCAGTACAAGTCATTTTTTGTTGCATTCTGTAAGTCTAGATTTATACTCCAGAGGGTTCAGTCTTGCGTCATTATTTTGATAAAAATATGTATATGCATTTGCTTGTATTAATACCTGGTCAATAATTATTTTCAGCTGGCTTGACGGAGCAGATCAAGTTAGACCGTTATCTTCAACCTCATTTCCGCTACTACATGAGGGAAGTGCGCACTGTTGTCTACTCACAATTTTTGGAGTCATACAAGAGCGTGACAATGGAAGCTATGGCTTCTGCGTTTGGTGTGACTGTTGATTTCATAGACCAGTAAGTGATGTGAAACGGCTGCactacttaatatctattttactACTGTGTGTCACATTTCCTTTTCTGGTGCCATATTCATAGGCTTTCTTCTTCACTTGTTGTAGGGAACTGTCACGCTTCATTGCAGCTGGGAAGCTTCACTGCAAGATCGATAAAGTTGCTGGTGTTCTGGAGACAAACCGGCCTGACGAGAGGAATGCTTTCTACCAGTCTACCATCAAGCAAGGGGACTTCTTGCTGAACCGCATCCAGAAGCTTTCTCGAGTCATTGATCTGTAGAAAGTTGCATTTCTTATTGGAGCTTTGGCCCAGTAAGGTGCCAGATTGTTCTGACATATTTCACGAGTGTCTCATGTGAATTTAGAGCTTGTATCTCCGCAGATCAGACTGATGGATGTTTATTCTGAGATCAATCTGTTCGGTTTCCCTTTCAGAGGACTATCATCTGTTGTTTTGGTTCTAATGAGTtatttgtttgcatatttgacaTATATAGCAacgttttccttttgttcttatcgTAGAAGGCATTTCCAACTGGATTCAGATAGTCTTGACTCAAAGGGCGATACACATGAGCGCACGTTTTTTTTACAACCACTGTTAACTCTTGCAAATGATTATAATCAATATACAGCTCTGATCTTTGCCGTTCTGTAAGTACATCAAATGACTCGTTCCTAAGATTTCGCGAGACTGCCTAACATCGTACTCTGAGAATGAACAAAGCGTGTTATCCACAGGGAGGTTACACGATGTCTGTTGCAAAACTCGAAAGCTTCAGAGAAACTGCATAGCAGCTCTTGGAAAATTACAGCCGGCGGTTCACTGGATCCTCGCTTCCACGACCCCTGTTGTGCTGGGGACACAATCAGCTCTCCGGCTCTGCAGGATAAAAGAAAGTTTGTGTGTGACGATGACTATAAAAAGGCTAAAGATTTCATGTTACCCGACCCGACTATGAGTCTGGTGGAGTAAATATTTGTTCTCTCTACTTACTGAACCCTTGTTTCGGCTTCTGCTGCTTCCCCTTCTTCTTGCTTCGTCTCTTGGAACGGGGCTTCTCATCTTCTGCCTGTGCTTCTGCTTCTGCCGTGCTGGCAGTTCCTGTTATCTGTGCAAAGGATTCTTTGGCGCCGGAGGTCACCTCACCGAAGAAGTCCTTCACCTTGTCAACTACACTTTTCAGCTCTTCCTTTTTTGGGAGCTGAGAAGAAAAAATGTTCTTGCTGTTAATGCACCAACACATTTATGTTTACCATACTTGATGTGTGGATGTTACTTCTGCACAATTGTAATCATATATATTCATAATAATTTGGATAGGAGTAGTAAGGGAGAGATGCAGAGTTTATAGAGTTAAATATGGCTAGTGTTGGCTTGTGATAACGTTTCAAGGTAGTGAGTTTCTATGTGGTCTGCGGATCTCAATCTGTTAGTATCTCTAGCCTCACtttcatgaagaagaggatgacactaGGAGAGTTGGGGCAATTTTCGTTGGTTTATTTCACACACATCTCACACAATGCCATGCCAGACTGAGGGCACGTGGTTACAGATTTATAGCTGCTAGCCAGCCAGAATATGCTAGTCTAAAAGATGCTAACTACCCGTCCTTGATGCCCCTAAAAGCAGTCAAAGATCAGGGGATGTTATCCTATCCTAACAGCCTAACAGACAGTTCTTCACAAAGGACCATGTGTGCTGCAGTCCTATCCTAACAGCCTAACAGACAGTCCTTCACAAAGGACCATGTGTGCTGCGGTAGCTCCACAAAGACCAGAATACAATGACTTATTCATCATTCTCCCCCTAAGTCTTGTACGCCGTCTTGCGGGAGCGCTGAGCCATCCCGATCCGGGAGCAAAGCTCGAGGAACTTGACCCTCCCAAGAGGCTTGGTGAGCAGATCTGCGAGCTGATCCGTGGTGTTGACGTAGCTTGCATGGATGCTCCCTTCCTCCAAGCAGTCTCGGATGAAGTGGTACCTCAACCGAATGTGCTTGCTCCGTTCATGAAAAACGGGGTTCTTTGCCGTGGGCCAAAGCGGACTTGTCTGTCCACCAAGAGCTGCACCGGTCTAGTGTCTCGACCAAGGAGATCACCAAGCGGTCGAGCGAGCCGGAGCGCCCGAGTgcaagcggtggaggctgctaTGTACTCAGCCTCACAGCTGGACATGGCCACCACCTGCCGCTTGATCGACCGCCGGCTCACGAGGCACTtgccgaggaagacgaggatcccGCTCGTGCTCTTGCTCGGTGTCGATGTCGCCGGCGTGGTCGCCGTCGCCGTACCCGACGAAGTGCGCCGCCCCAGGACACCTCGGGTAGTGGAGGCCATGGTCGAGAGTCCCCGCAATGTAGCGGATGATCCTCTTCACAGCCTGCAGGTGCTCCGTCGTCGGTCGCTCCATGAAGCGACTAACGTAGCCGACGGAGAAGGCCAAGTCCGGCCGTGTGTGGGCGAGGTAGCGAAGGCTCCCCACAAGACGCCGGTATTGTGTGGCGTCCACTTCCTCGCGTCGTGTCTGTCGCGGCTCAATTTCAGCCTCTCCTCCATTGGAGTGAGGGCTGGGTTGCATCCGAGTGAGCCCGGCCTAGCTCAACGATGCGCTTGGCGTAGGCGGTCCGCCGAAGCGTGATCCCGGAGTGGTCCCGGTGCACCTCGATCCCCGGATAGAAGGAGAGGAGCCCCGGATCACTCATCCGGAAGGTGGCCTTCATCTCTTCCTTGAACGCTGCCACCTCTCGCATCCTTGATGCCGGTGATCACCAAGTCGTCGACATAGACGCCCACCAACAGGGTGTTTCGTCCACTCCCCGTCGGTagacgcgccgcctcgtgcgggcTTTGCTCGAAGCCCATTGCCTTCAGCCGTGGAATCCAGCTTGGCATTCCACGCCCGTGGTGCCCGCCGCAGGCCATAGAGAGCCTTGCGCGAGCGGAGTACCTTGCCCTCCCGGCCGGGAATCGCAAATCCCGGCGGCCGCTGCACGTAGACCTCCTCCTTCAAGTCGCCATTGAGGAAGGCAGACTTGACATCCATGTGATGGACGCGCCAGCCCTCCTGGGCAGCGAGCGCAAGGAGGAGTCGCACGGACTCCATCCGTGCCACGGGAGCGAAGGCATCGTCGAAGTCGACCCCCTCCTGCTGCAAGAAGCCTCGTGCCACCAAGCGAGCCTTGTGCTTGACGATGGCGCCGGCTTCATCCCTCTTcgccttgaacacccatttgaggGTGATCGCGCGGTGACCACGAGGGAGGTCGGCAAGCTGCCGAGTGCGGTTCTTCTCGACCGCATCCATCTCCAACCGCATGGCAGCGCGCCATGCTGCGTCTCTCTCGGCCTCCGCAAAGGACCGAGGCTCACCGTCGTCACGCGCAAGCTGCAGCCTGCGCCTCCGTGTCGCGTGGCACCTGTCCCGGCACCGGCTGGTCGCCGAGAAGGTTCTCCATCGTACGGTACCGCAGCGGCTCGCCGCCATGATACGCGTCGATGCGCTCCCCATCGTGAGAGAGCGGGGAAGCGAACTCCACCGGGCTGTGCTCAACATGAGCTGGTGTAGACGTGCCCGGAGGAGTGATTGCCGGTGTTGGAGTACGTGGTGACGCTGGCTATGGTGGTGTAGCAACCACCGGGGTCGATGGAGACTTGGGGACTGAGGTAGGCGAGCTTGTTGAAGAAGAGTTGCCTACTCCCCTGGCTGCCTCGAAGTGGACGTACTCGACAATGAAGTCGTCATACGTCGGAGTCGAGCTGTCCTCCACCGCCTTGCCCCATGCCAACCCTCGCCCTTCGTTGAACACGACGTCGCGCGACGTGCGCACACGCTGTGTCTTGGGGTCGAGGATGCGGTAGGCCTTCGAGCCCTCCGAGTAGCCAATGAACACTCCCGGAGTGCTCCTGTCGTCGAGCTTGCCGATGTGGCTGAGCTCCTTGGCGAATGCGAGGCAGCCAAAGACCCGCAGGTGCGAGACTGCCGGCTTTCGCTCATGCCAGGCCTCGTACGGCGTCCTGCCGTCAAGCGCCTTAGTAGGCGAGCGGTTGAGGATGTAGACGGCCATCAGCACCGCCTCTCCCCAGAAGACAGCCGGCATCTCTCTCGCTGAGGAGGGCCCGAGCCATCCCCACAACCGTCCGGTTGCGCCGCTCGACGACGCCGTTCGCCGCGGGCTGTAAGGCGCGGAGTAGTGGCGCCGGATGCCTTCCTCGGCGCGATGCGACGCGGATCCGGTCGATGTGAATTCGCCGCCGTTGTCGGTACGCAGCACGCGCAGCTTGCGGCCGCACTCCGCCTCCGCGACAACCTCGCGAGCGCTCGATGGCGTCCGCCGCCTCTCCCTTGCCGCCGAGGAGCACCACCCACATGTAGCGGGAGAGGTCATCGACGAGCAGCAGGAAGTAGCGTCGTCCTCTCCGGTGTGGCCGGTGTCACCGGGCCACACAAGTCCCCGTGCACGAGCTCGAGCTTCTCCTTGGCTCGAAGCTCGCCCTGCCGGGGAAAGGGAGTCGTCTGCGCTTCGTCACAACGCGGACGTCGCGGAACTGCTCCACATGGTCAAGGCACGGCATGCCTCGCACCATCTCCATGGTACCGAGCCGCTTCGGGGCCTCGAAGTGAAGGTGCCCGAAGCGCTCGTGCCATCGCCACGCCTCGTCCTCCCGACGAGCGAGCGAGACAGAGGGGTTGTGCCACACTGCACATCAAGAACATAGAGGCGATTTGTGCCTCCGGTTACCTTGGCAAGCAGGTGACGGTGGCGATCCCATATGCGCGAACTCCGCTCTCGATCGGCACGCGGGAGCCGTTCTCATCCAGCTGTCCCGGGCCGATGATGGAGTTCCTCGGTGCGGGGATGTAGTAGACACCGGTGAGCAGCCGGTGCTCTCCGGCCTTGGCGGCGAAGATGACGGAACCGACGCCCTTGATCTCCACGGcggaggcatccccaaacttgacGGAGCCTCGCACGTCGGAGTCGAGCTCGGCGAAGAACTCCCGTCGGCCGGTCATGTGGTGGGTGGCGCCGGTGTCGAGGCACCACCCGCCGGCCTTGTCGTTGCCGGAGCAATCGCCGAGAAGGGCGTGTGCTTTCGgctcgtcaaggtggaggagagtGGTACGGTGGAGAGCCGCCGCGGTCGGTGCCGCCGGAGACGGCTCGATGTCGGCATGCGCCATGAACGAGCCGGCTCCTCCTCCCCGCCCTGTGCGACGTGGGCTTGGCCACGTCGTGGCCGCTCGGCACTCGTTGGCCCGGTGACCAAGCTTGCCGCAGTTGTGGCGAGCGTCGTCCTTTGCCGGCTTGGGCttgccggcggcgcctccgccggCATCACCTTGCGCCTTGGCATGGCCATCCTTCCGCGCCTTGCGTGGCTTGCCGCGCTTGCGGCCGCTCGTCGAGGAAGAAGGCTCCCCCTTCTTCCCCGTCACCGTGGCCGACATCCCACTCGCTCCCGAGTGAGGAGCGAGCTTCCCGCCGGTGGTGATGGGCCCCGACGAAGACCGCGGGCTCGTCGGTGTCGACGACCTTGAGGCGACCTATCGCCTCCTCGATCGTCATGGTGGAGAGGTCCAGCGAGGACTCGATCGAGCGAGCCATCTCGCTTGTACTTCTCGGGGACGCGGCGAAAGAGCTTCTCGACGGCTCTCTCCTCGTCGTAGGCGTCATCGCCGAACCGCACCATCTTCTGCGAGTAGAGTGTTAAGACGGAGAGCAAAGTCATCAACGTCCTCACCGGCTTGAAGGCCAGGTTCTCCCACTCCTTGCGAAGTGCCCGCAAGTGTGGACTTGCGAGCACCGGTCGGCTGCCGATGCGTGCCGCGGCGATGGCGTCCCAAGCCTCCTTGGCGGTCCGCTTGTGGGAGAGCGAGAAGCTGCATCTCGGCCGGGATCGCGGCGATGAGGGCGTCCGGCCGCCCGTCGATCCTCATGATGGTCGACGTCGCCGTCGTGGACTGCCTCCCACATGTGCCGCACCCGGAGCCCGATCTTCATGATCGCGGCCCACTCGACGTAGTTGGTTTTGGTGAGGGTAGGCCACCCAACACCGGGACCAACATCCTCGACCACCGTCCGACCCCGTAGAGGCCGCGGTCTTGGTCATCCCagcccgccaccgccgtgcgcgcCTCCTCCGGGAGCGCCATCCCGAGGTGCGCGGGCGTGCTCGgctgcccaccgcgccgcccgccgcgccgcccgtggcgcCGCCGCGTCGACGCCGCCATCGGCGAAACGGAGCCGTTGGCGCTGCCGCGCAGCACctcgacctccgccgccgccgcacgtgcTGCCTCCGCCGCTTCTCGCCGCTTCTACCTCCGCTCCGGCTGCtgccggctccgccgccgccagccctCGATGCCCTTGCTTTCGCCGCGGCGGCTGCCGCGGCCACTCGTTCACGCTCCTCCGCCGCGGCGCGATCGGCCTCCCGCCGACGCCGCGTGTTGGAGGTAGCCGTGTGCCGAGAGTGGCCGTCGGACATGGCTCGCTGCCGGGGGCTGAGCGCCGCTTCCGACGAGCTGCCGCTCGACAACCCGGACGGAGGGAAGTAACCAGGGGCGTTGAGGCTGCTACTCGGTTGGGGCTGCTCCCTTCCCCGTGAAGGGAGGAGCGAGGAGATGCTCGAGGCTGCAAGACAACCttgctcgataccacttgttagtatctctagcctcactttcatgaagaagaggatgacactaGGAGAGTTGGGGCAATTTTCGTTGGTTTATTTCACACACATCTCACACAATGCCATGCCGGATCGAGGACACGGGGTTACAGATTTATAGCTGCTAGCCAGCCAGAATATGCTAGTCTAAAAGATGCTAACTACCCGTCCTTGATGCCCCTAAAAGCAGTCAAAGATCAGGGGATGTTATCCTATCCTAACAGCCTAACAGACAGTCCTTCACAAAGGACCATGTGTGCTGCAGTCCTATCCTAACAGCCTAACAGACAGTCCTTCACAAAGGACTATGTGTGCTGCAGTCCTATCCTAACAGCCTAACAGACATTTTTACCCTACCAATAAATGGTTATGACATCTAAAAAAAGAATAGTTATGACCAAAACGAATAACACAAATCCTTAAAATAATCACTGCACAAAATCCTGAAAAAAACGCTTGCACAACCAAAATTTTTGGTAACATAATGGGCAAAACTTGGGAAATTCTAATTTTTGGTTTGCGGATGCTCCGCCACACGTCATGCGGAAAAGagatgtactccctctgtctcatggaacttttcttgaatttgttaaaatttggatataTTCATACACTAGAAAGTGTCCACGTACATCTAAAatttgacaaatctaagacaactttataggatggagggagtaccacaTTCGAGTAACTCTACCAAAAATCTTACCAACGGCTTCATGAATCTGGCATCAAACTAAGTGCAAAATGAAGGGGTATAACTAAGTATCTGCAGTGTTGCTCCATCGCAGACACAGGTAATATAACAAGGCAAGAAAGAGGTGCATTGGAGAGAAACGTACCTCCATCACGCCACTTGTCGCCAGTGCAGATCTCAGGTTCCCTTTCTCCTGCTCAGTCAAATGAGAAGTATAAATTGCAATTCTCCACTTGAGAAACTACCTGCTCAATTTGTACCAAGGATCAGAAAATTACCACGACTTTGTAGCCGTATCTAAACTCGGTTTCGCCCTTGAGCACGCGGAACTGCTCTCTAGCGGTGTCAATTATGTCATCCTCATCCTTCATACACAGCGCATAGAAAACGCTCAGATTTTACAATACACAGGTACGAGTAGATTCATAATGCGTATGGTCACAGAGCCAGGGTATGAGATGATCTGATTGTTACTTTGTAGATGACGGTGGCGAGgttccttgcgagcgtgtctttgtAGATGTACTTGCCGAGGAAGTTGTCCTTGGCCGCGAGCATGATCTTAGCGGTGGTGccgccggtgacgatgttgagcggGTACCAGAAGTACACCTGCGGGTGAAGACGGACGGTTTCGTGATTGAAGAAGACGAATACAGTATAATCAGAGGGAGCGAAAGGGCCACGAGGCAGACATTGGCG includes:
- the LOC124692694 gene encoding 26S proteasome non-ATPase regulatory subunit 6-like, coding for MDGGGGGGSTSGEDGNQEKHLVLANKLFLLSQPDVDDLSKVAIRADVLSAVKSDDMAALFESLAATGVLEPDAALLAEMRARIDEEIRKLDEKIADAEENLGESEVREAHLAKSLYFVRVGEKEKALEQLKVTEGKTVAIGQKMDLVFYTLQIGLFYMDFDLISKSIDKAKKLFEEGGDWERKNRLKVYEGLYCMATRNFKKATSLFLDSISTFTTYELFPYDTFIFYTVLTSIISLDRVSLKQKVVDAPEILAVIGKVPHLSEFLNSLYNCQYKSFFVAFSGLTEQIKLDRYLQPHFRYYMREVRTVVYSQFLESYKSVTMEAMASAFGVTVDFIDQELSRFIAAGKLHCKIDKVAGVLETNRPDERNAFYQSTIKQGDFLLNRIQKLSRVIDL
- the LOC124692695 gene encoding protein HHL1, chloroplastic-like — its product is MEVVGGVSLRPAQLRHLTRGDAGAGCFLPCRLQLARTAVRPARRALVVEARGGRGWSDRQSQQQKRMPQLPKIEDDGNPRFVIFIRTANVYFWYPLNIVTGGTTAKIMLAAKDNFLGKYIYKDTLARNLATVIYKDEDDIIDTAREQFRVLKGETEFRYGYKVVEKGNLRSALATSGVMELPKKEELKSVVDKVKDFFGEVTSGAKESFAQITGTASTAEAEAQAEDEKPRSKRRSKKKGKQQKPKQGFKPES